One window of the Paenibacillus beijingensis genome contains the following:
- the pdxT gene encoding pyridoxal 5'-phosphate synthase glutaminase subunit PdxT, which translates to MKIGVLALQGAVSEHIRSLEAAGAQASPVKRVEELEELDGLVIPGGESTTIGKLMRKYGFIDAVRSFSGEGKPIFGTCAGLIVLAERIEGEEEAHLGLMDMTVSRNAFGRQRESFETDLDIKGIDEPVRAVFIRAPLINEVGPEVDVLSTYRDEIVTARQGNLLASSFHPELTDDYRLHAYFLEMAKEAAVARQK; encoded by the coding sequence ATGAAAATTGGTGTATTGGCGCTGCAGGGCGCCGTATCCGAGCATATCCGCAGTCTGGAAGCGGCAGGGGCGCAGGCTTCGCCGGTCAAAAGAGTCGAGGAGCTCGAAGAACTCGACGGGCTTGTCATTCCCGGCGGCGAGAGCACGACGATCGGCAAGCTGATGCGCAAGTACGGGTTTATTGACGCGGTGCGCAGCTTCTCCGGGGAGGGCAAGCCGATCTTCGGCACCTGCGCGGGACTGATCGTGCTGGCCGAGCGGATCGAAGGCGAAGAAGAAGCCCATCTGGGCCTGATGGATATGACCGTTTCCCGCAATGCATTCGGACGCCAGCGGGAAAGCTTTGAAACGGATCTGGACATCAAAGGAATTGACGAACCGGTGCGCGCAGTATTTATCCGCGCCCCGCTTATCAACGAAGTCGGACCGGAAGTGGATGTGCTGTCCACTTACAGAGATGAGATTGTAACGGCACGGCAGGGCAACCTGCTGGCCTCGTCGTTCCATCCGGAGCTGACCGACGATTACCG